Within Citromicrobium bathyomarinum, the genomic segment GTGTCGCCACGCGTCCAGCGCCAGAGCGAGCGCCGCGCCCGCCCCGCTGCCCTCTCGACCGGAGGCGAAGATTTCGCTTTGCGCGACGGCATCCAGCCCGGGCTGCCAGCGCTGTGCGGTGGCATCCGATGCAAGCTGGGCGGCGGTGGGAAGGCTGTCTTGGATCATGGCGGAACGACTCATATGTTCCTTTTATGTTCCATTTTATTCCGGACGGCAAGCATCCGGCGAAGGCCGTTCCATCCGGGGCTCGAAACCATCTCCCCTCCTCGCCGTTGGAGAAACAAAGGAGATCACAATGAGATACAATGAAGGCAAGGCCGACGAACTGCGTGAGAAATTCTGGAAGGCGCTGGCAGACAGCCCCTACCTGTTCCTCCAGCTTGACACCGATCCCAAGAGCGCGGTGCCGATGTCGCCGCAGCTCGACAAGGATGCCAACAGCTCGATCTGGTTCTTCACCCATACCAAGAGCGATTTCGCCAAGCTGGGCGCGGCGACCGCGACCTTCGAGGGCGAAGACCACAAGATGTTCGCGCGCTTCCACGGCACGTTGACCAAGGAGACGAGCCAGGAGCGGTTCGACCAGTTCTGGAATAACTTCGTCGAAGCTTGGTACGATGGCGGCAAGGACGATCCCGACATCCTGTTCCTGCGCATGGATCTGGGCGATGCCGAAATCTGGAACGGCGACATGGGCCTGCTCGACGTCGCCAAGATGGCGCTGGGCATGAACGTCCACGAGGACGCGAAAGACAAGCACGTCAAGGAAACGTCGCTCTAAGCGAGCATTTCCAGCTTATGGAAAAGGGGCACATCCGAGAGGATTGCGCCCCTTTTTCATGCATCAGGCAGGCGGCGGCTCGATCGGCACCA encodes:
- a CDS encoding pyridoxamine 5'-phosphate oxidase family protein, which encodes MRYNEGKADELREKFWKALADSPYLFLQLDTDPKSAVPMSPQLDKDANSSIWFFTHTKSDFAKLGAATATFEGEDHKMFARFHGTLTKETSQERFDQFWNNFVEAWYDGGKDDPDILFLRMDLGDAEIWNGDMGLLDVAKMALGMNVHEDAKDKHVKETSL